In a single window of the Micromonospora sp. WMMD1155 genome:
- a CDS encoding DUF4178 domain-containing protein gives MSGSLAYLVVAVVVLVVVVVVVIVVRARPDRTPTPGRPPRGGPLRLALHDRLRIRDREYAVSGTIRLVEGDWSWVQHLLDDDSGTRHRLSVEDGPEVELVLWTDEPGATVSPGAPTIELGRRRYTWTETGQARYTATGETGLPSAGTVRYHDYQSGGAARLSFEAYGEEGWRVARGELLDPADLTILPTNEDR, from the coding sequence GTGAGCGGGTCACTGGCGTACCTGGTGGTGGCGGTTGTCGTACTCGTGGTGGTCGTTGTCGTCGTGATCGTCGTGCGGGCCCGGCCCGACCGGACGCCGACGCCCGGACGGCCGCCGCGCGGTGGCCCGCTGCGCCTGGCTCTGCACGACCGTCTCCGCATCCGCGACCGGGAGTACGCGGTGAGCGGCACCATCCGCCTCGTCGAGGGGGACTGGAGTTGGGTGCAGCACCTGCTCGACGACGACTCCGGCACCCGGCACCGGCTCTCCGTGGAGGACGGCCCCGAGGTGGAGCTGGTGCTCTGGACGGACGAGCCGGGCGCGACGGTCAGCCCCGGTGCACCGACCATCGAACTCGGTCGGCGGCGCTACACCTGGACCGAGACCGGGCAGGCGCGCTACACCGCCACCGGGGAGACCGGGCTGCCGTCGGCCGGAACCGTGCGCTACCACGACTACCAGTCGGGTGGTGCCGCGCGGCTCTCCTTCGAGGCGTACGGCGAAGAGGGGTGGCGGGTGGCCCGCGGCGAGCTGCTCGACCCCGCCGATCTGACGATCCTCCCCACGAACGAGGACCGCTGA
- the clpB gene encoding ATP-dependent chaperone ClpB, with protein sequence MNTEKLTTKSRETITGAVALANQRGHATVEPWHLLLSLLDTDGSTATGLLRAVGADPTELRRAAQRAVDALPAARGSSIAEPTLAREFVNAIGAAEQIARPLGDEYTSTEHLLAGLARVGGAVSGPLKAAGATEEALVAAFPTVRGGDRRVTTADPEQTYQALTKYGVDLTASARDGKIDPVIGRDSEIRRVIQVLSRRTKNNPVLIGEPGVGKTAIVEGLAQRIVTGDVPESLRDKKLISLDLGAMVAGAQYRGQFEERLKSVLEEIKNSNGQVITFLDELHTVVGAGKGEGSMDAGNMLKPMLARGELRMVGATTLDEYREHIEKDPALERRFQPVLVGEPTIEDTIGILRGLKERYEVHHGVRITDAALVAAAALSDRYITDRFLPDKAIDLVDESASRLRMEIDSRPVEVDEIERAVRRLEIEEMALAKEPDAASVERLERLRKELADKREQLTVLSERWQTEKSHITKLSTAKEELERLGGEAERAERDGELERAAELRYGRIPALKVELTQAEEELAQLQADGAMLKEEVGADDIAAVVASWTGIPAGRLLEGETAKLLRMEESLGGRVVGQAEAVGAVSDAVRRARAGIADPDRPTGSFLFLGPTGVGKTELAKALAEFLFDDERAMVRIDMSEYGEKHSVARLVGAPPGYVGYDEGGQLTEAVRRRPYSVVLLDEVEKAHPDVFDVLLQVLDDGRLTDGQGRTVDFRNAILILTSNLGSSVIGDLTLAEEQRREGVLAVVRSHFKPEFLNRLDDIVVFASLRGDDLRSIVDIQLDRMRRRLADRRLGLEITDAARDWLAEHGYDPIYGARPLRRLVQTAIGDQLAKSLLAGRIRDGDTVKVDRAETGTLEVTAA encoded by the coding sequence ATGAACACCGAGAAACTCACCACCAAGAGCCGCGAGACCATCACCGGCGCCGTCGCGCTGGCCAACCAGCGCGGTCACGCCACCGTGGAGCCCTGGCACCTGCTGCTGTCCCTGCTGGACACCGACGGATCGACCGCCACCGGTTTGCTGCGCGCCGTCGGGGCCGACCCGACCGAGCTGCGCCGGGCCGCCCAGCGTGCGGTCGACGCCCTCCCGGCCGCCCGGGGCTCCAGCATCGCCGAGCCGACGCTGGCCCGGGAGTTCGTCAACGCCATCGGTGCCGCCGAGCAGATCGCCCGTCCACTGGGCGACGAGTACACGTCCACCGAGCACCTGCTCGCCGGTCTGGCCCGGGTGGGTGGCGCGGTCTCCGGCCCGCTGAAGGCGGCCGGTGCCACCGAGGAGGCGCTGGTCGCGGCCTTCCCGACCGTTCGCGGTGGCGACCGCCGGGTCACCACCGCCGATCCGGAGCAGACCTACCAGGCCCTCACCAAGTACGGCGTCGACCTCACCGCCAGCGCCCGGGACGGCAAGATCGACCCGGTCATCGGGCGGGACTCCGAGATCCGCCGGGTGATCCAGGTGCTCTCCCGGCGTACCAAGAACAACCCGGTGCTGATCGGCGAGCCCGGCGTGGGCAAGACGGCGATCGTCGAGGGCCTGGCCCAGCGGATCGTCACCGGCGACGTGCCCGAGTCGCTGCGCGACAAGAAGTTGATCTCGCTGGATCTTGGCGCGATGGTCGCCGGAGCGCAGTACCGGGGCCAGTTCGAGGAGCGGCTGAAGTCCGTCCTGGAGGAGATCAAGAACTCCAACGGGCAGGTCATCACCTTCCTCGACGAGCTGCACACCGTCGTCGGCGCCGGTAAGGGCGAGGGCTCGATGGACGCCGGCAACATGCTCAAGCCGATGCTGGCCCGTGGCGAGCTGCGGATGGTCGGCGCCACCACGCTCGACGAGTACCGCGAGCACATCGAGAAGGACCCGGCGCTGGAGCGGCGGTTCCAGCCGGTGCTGGTCGGCGAGCCGACGATCGAGGACACCATCGGCATCCTGCGCGGTCTCAAGGAGCGCTACGAGGTGCACCACGGCGTACGAATCACCGACGCCGCGCTGGTCGCCGCCGCCGCGCTGTCCGACCGCTACATCACCGACCGGTTCCTGCCGGACAAGGCGATCGACCTGGTCGACGAGTCGGCGTCCCGGCTCCGGATGGAGATCGACTCCCGTCCGGTCGAGGTGGACGAGATCGAGCGGGCGGTTCGCCGGTTGGAGATCGAGGAGATGGCGCTGGCCAAGGAGCCGGACGCCGCCTCGGTGGAGCGGTTGGAGCGGCTCCGTAAGGAACTGGCCGACAAGCGCGAGCAGCTCACCGTGCTCTCCGAGCGTTGGCAGACGGAGAAGAGCCACATCACCAAACTCTCCACCGCGAAGGAGGAGTTGGAGCGTCTCGGCGGCGAGGCCGAGCGGGCCGAGCGCGACGGTGAGCTGGAACGCGCCGCCGAGCTGCGCTACGGCCGGATCCCCGCGCTGAAGGTCGAGCTGACCCAGGCCGAGGAGGAGTTGGCCCAGCTCCAAGCCGACGGCGCGATGCTCAAGGAGGAGGTCGGCGCGGACGACATCGCCGCGGTGGTCGCCTCCTGGACCGGCATCCCCGCCGGTCGCCTGCTCGAAGGCGAGACGGCCAAGCTGCTCCGGATGGAGGAGTCGCTGGGCGGCCGGGTGGTCGGCCAGGCCGAGGCGGTGGGCGCGGTCTCCGACGCGGTACGCCGTGCCCGGGCCGGCATCGCCGACCCGGATCGCCCGACCGGCAGCTTCCTCTTCCTCGGCCCCACCGGTGTCGGCAAGACGGAACTCGCCAAGGCTCTCGCCGAGTTCCTCTTCGACGACGAGCGGGCGATGGTCCGCATCGACATGAGCGAGTACGGCGAGAAGCACTCGGTCGCCCGCCTGGTGGGTGCCCCGCCCGGCTACGTCGGCTACGACGAGGGCGGCCAGCTCACCGAGGCGGTGCGGCGTCGGCCGTACTCGGTGGTGCTGCTGGACGAGGTGGAGAAGGCCCACCCGGACGTCTTCGACGTGCTGCTGCAGGTGCTGGACGACGGTCGGCTCACCGACGGCCAGGGCCGCACCGTGGACTTCCGCAACGCGATCCTGATCCTCACGTCCAACCTCGGTTCGTCGGTGATCGGTGACCTGACGCTGGCCGAGGAGCAGCGCCGGGAGGGCGTCCTCGCCGTGGTCCGGTCGCACTTCAAGCCGGAGTTCCTCAACCGGCTGGACGACATCGTGGTCTTCGCCTCGTTGCGGGGTGACGATCTGCGCTCCATCGTCGACATCCAGTTGGACCGGATGCGGCGGCGGTTGGCCGACCGCAGGCTGGGCCTGGAGATCACCGACGCGGCCCGGGACTGGCTCGCCGAGCACGGCTACGACCCGATCTACGGTGCTCGCCCGCTGCGTCGCCTGGTCCAGACCGCGATCGGTGACCAGTTGGCGAAGTCCCTCCTGGCCGGCCGGATCCGCGACGGTGACACGGTCAAGGTAGACCGCGCCGAAACCGGAACCCTAGAGGTGACCGCCGCCTGA
- a CDS encoding TetR/AcrR family transcriptional regulator, with product MPTSSEKTLGGRRAQAARNDEVILEAARAVFLDDPKAPIAAVAERAGVGISALYRRYASKEDLLRRLCRDGLRRYIAEAETALAEPDDWTAFRTFLAGVVDADVHSLTVHLAGTFTPTEEMGRDAMRAGELAAALFDRARASGRLRPDVVVQDLGLLLEACAAVRVPDSKRAGELRRRQLAVLLAGLSAVPTADPLPGPAPAAGEFDWRWRRRE from the coding sequence ATGCCGACCTCATCCGAGAAGACGCTGGGCGGCCGCCGCGCCCAGGCCGCCCGCAACGACGAAGTCATCCTCGAAGCCGCCCGCGCGGTCTTCCTGGACGACCCGAAGGCCCCGATCGCCGCCGTCGCCGAGCGTGCCGGGGTCGGCATCAGCGCCCTCTACCGGAGGTACGCGAGCAAGGAGGACCTGCTGCGGCGGCTCTGCCGCGACGGGTTGCGCCGGTACATCGCCGAGGCCGAGACGGCTCTCGCCGAGCCGGACGACTGGACGGCGTTCCGCACCTTCCTGGCCGGGGTGGTCGACGCCGACGTGCACTCGCTCACCGTCCACCTGGCCGGCACCTTCACCCCGACCGAGGAGATGGGTCGGGACGCGATGCGCGCCGGCGAGTTGGCCGCCGCCCTGTTCGATCGGGCCCGCGCCAGTGGTCGGCTGCGCCCGGACGTGGTCGTCCAGGACCTGGGGCTGTTGCTTGAGGCGTGCGCCGCGGTGCGCGTACCCGATTCGAAGCGGGCCGGTGAGCTGCGCCGCCGGCAGCTCGCGGTGCTGCTCGCGGGCCTGTCGGCCGTGCCGACCGCGGACCCGTTGCCCGGTCCGGCACCCGCTGCGGGCGAGTTCGACTGGCGGTGGCGTCGCCGGGAGTGA
- a CDS encoding epoxide hydrolase — protein sequence MTGTAIRPFRVEIPQTALDDLAARLDRTIWPADLPGAGDSYGMSTGRVRALVDRWRGEFDWRAVEARLNAHPQFVTEIDGERIHFLHVRSSRPDATALVLTHGWPGSVLEYLDVIAPLTEPTDPDAPAFHLVIPSLPGFGFSGPTRSAGWNRFRTASAWAELMNRLGYDSYGAVGNDAGSMIAPELGRIAPERVLGVHVTQLFSFPSGDPAEFAGLSEADQAALGHLQWFYENKFSFNQVHSQQPQTLAFGLADSPVGLLAWNAQLFDESLDADFILANVALYWFTGTAASAIRLYWEDAHAGEPPTGPTTAPTALAMFPGDFQSIRRFAERDHANIVRWTAYEADVDGRGDVGGHYAAHQATDVLVTDIREFFASLT from the coding sequence ATGACCGGCACCGCGATCCGCCCGTTCCGCGTCGAGATCCCGCAGACCGCCCTCGACGACCTGGCCGCCCGCCTGGACCGCACGATCTGGCCCGCCGACCTGCCCGGTGCCGGCGACTCGTACGGGATGAGCACCGGCCGGGTGCGCGCCCTCGTCGACAGGTGGCGGGGCGAGTTCGACTGGCGTGCCGTCGAGGCCCGCCTGAACGCCCACCCGCAGTTCGTCACCGAGATCGACGGCGAGCGGATCCACTTCCTGCACGTCCGCTCGTCCCGGCCGGACGCCACCGCGCTGGTGCTCACCCACGGCTGGCCCGGCTCGGTGCTGGAGTACCTCGACGTGATCGCCCCGCTCACCGAGCCAACCGACCCGGACGCGCCGGCCTTCCACCTGGTCATCCCGTCGCTGCCCGGCTTCGGCTTTTCCGGCCCGACCCGCAGCGCCGGTTGGAACCGGTTCCGCACCGCCAGCGCCTGGGCCGAGCTGATGAACCGCCTGGGGTACGACAGCTACGGCGCGGTCGGCAACGACGCCGGCTCGATGATCGCGCCGGAGCTGGGCCGGATCGCGCCGGAGCGGGTGCTCGGCGTACACGTCACCCAACTCTTCTCGTTCCCCTCGGGCGACCCGGCCGAGTTCGCCGGGCTCTCTGAGGCCGACCAGGCGGCGCTCGGGCACCTCCAGTGGTTCTACGAGAACAAGTTCTCCTTCAACCAGGTGCACAGCCAGCAGCCGCAGACCCTCGCGTTCGGTCTGGCCGACTCACCGGTGGGGCTGCTCGCCTGGAACGCCCAACTCTTCGACGAGAGCCTGGACGCCGACTTCATCCTGGCCAACGTGGCGCTCTACTGGTTCACCGGCACGGCCGCCTCGGCGATCCGGCTCTACTGGGAGGACGCGCACGCCGGCGAGCCGCCGACCGGGCCGACCACCGCCCCGACCGCGCTGGCCATGTTCCCCGGTGACTTCCAGTCCATCCGCCGCTTCGCCGAACGGGACCACGCGAACATCGTCCGGTGGACGGCATACGAGGCCGACGTCGACGGCCGCGGCGACGTCGGCGGCCACTACGCCGCCCACCAGGCCACCGACGTCCTGGTCACCGACATCCGCGAGTTCTTCGCCAGCCTCACCTGA